Proteins from a single region of Candidatus Bathyarchaeia archaeon:
- a CDS encoding winged helix-turn-helix domain-containing protein — MNTTSARTLKLLTGREYSLEELVRGLGMSYSRTAAIARELVEQGYAERKGRTLQLAKTAKAELVKRLCGRYNLETLLPDAQGKIFYRLLEPKSAQAIATETGLSQSAVYPALQKLSELGAITRNDRLYRLVDDPELTSLSGILAREEKTETAEPFATVLKTSKGRLLKRVIRGIHARGSLAGFSLFPRYGLEYSSPYDYYVDPPQEPNLESTLIQALASSETRTDRTICAIFAAKNRTKLDPDRTRGLAADWNILQDWMDISRLAEGMPPENPERFLPWKEYMEKAELYGLKVPKMQGADSSRSLLNQVGARISTPTTAYLFGGGNMLLRGLKAQTKDINLILEDADDFQRIVRTLTALGFRRIAEKEMGTQDRRLEPSGIFVAENYPRVDLFTKKVLGKFVLTDEMKDRTEEVRFEKLRLKLVSLDDVLLFKSITDRAGDIDDIAIIIRRTRPDWSLILETYWNEERITGTHFCFTILDNLEILHEREKIRVPIHRRLLQHCIDTGILESVGRGASTVEEIKKQLDFPESHLRNRIQALIKERKLKKQPRNKNLILSPP; from the coding sequence TTGAATACAACGTCGGCGAGGACCCTCAAGCTTCTGACAGGCAGAGAGTACAGCCTGGAAGAACTGGTGAGAGGGCTGGGGATGAGCTATAGCCGCACAGCGGCCATCGCCCGAGAACTGGTCGAGCAGGGATATGCTGAACGGAAAGGTAGAACACTGCAGCTGGCAAAGACTGCAAAGGCGGAACTCGTCAAGAGGCTCTGCGGAAGATACAATCTGGAAACACTCCTCCCGGACGCGCAGGGAAAAATCTTCTACAGACTGCTAGAGCCGAAATCAGCACAAGCAATTGCGACAGAAACTGGACTCTCCCAGTCGGCAGTCTACCCCGCCCTACAGAAACTGTCAGAACTCGGAGCGATAACAAGAAATGATCGCCTGTACAGGCTCGTCGATGATCCAGAGCTAACCAGCCTCTCAGGAATACTGGCTCGCGAAGAAAAAACGGAAACGGCTGAACCCTTCGCGACCGTGCTGAAGACCTCAAAGGGCCGCCTGCTCAAACGAGTAATTAGGGGGATCCACGCGAGGGGAAGCCTCGCGGGCTTCTCCCTATTCCCAAGATACGGACTGGAATACTCCAGCCCGTACGACTACTACGTAGACCCCCCTCAAGAGCCGAACCTCGAATCCACACTAATACAGGCTCTCGCCTCGTCCGAGACCCGGACAGACAGAACCATCTGCGCCATATTCGCTGCGAAGAACAGGACAAAACTTGACCCAGACAGGACCCGCGGGCTCGCAGCCGACTGGAATATCCTTCAAGACTGGATGGACATTAGCAGACTCGCCGAGGGCATGCCTCCAGAGAACCCGGAGAGATTTCTGCCATGGAAGGAATACATGGAGAAGGCTGAGCTATATGGGCTGAAGGTGCCGAAGATGCAAGGGGCAGACTCGAGCAGATCCCTGCTAAACCAGGTCGGAGCACGGATCAGCACTCCAACAACAGCCTATCTGTTCGGGGGCGGTAACATGCTCCTGAGAGGTCTCAAGGCCCAGACCAAAGACATCAACTTGATCCTGGAAGACGCAGACGATTTCCAACGAATCGTTAGAACCTTGACCGCGCTCGGCTTCAGACGAATAGCAGAGAAAGAGATGGGCACCCAAGACCGGCGCCTCGAACCAAGTGGAATATTCGTGGCGGAGAACTATCCGAGGGTCGACCTGTTCACAAAGAAGGTCCTTGGAAAGTTTGTTCTCACCGACGAGATGAAGGATAGAACAGAAGAGGTGAGATTCGAGAAGCTCCGACTCAAGCTCGTCTCACTCGACGACGTCCTCCTCTTCAAGAGCATCACCGATCGAGCCGGCGACATAGATGACATAGCAATCATAATCAGGAGAACAAGACCAGACTGGAGCCTGATTCTGGAGACGTACTGGAACGAGGAGAGGATTACAGGGACGCACTTCTGCTTCACAATCCTCGACAACCTAGAAATCCTCCACGAGAGAGAGAAAATCCGAGTCCCCATACACCGGCGCCTCCTCCAACACTGCATCGACACGGGGATTCTGGAATCGGTCGGACGAGGCGCCTCCACTGTAGAAGAGATCAAGAAGCAGCTCGACTTTCCCGAATCTCACCTGAGAAACAGAATCCAAGCGCTCATCAAAGAACGGAAACTCAAGAAGCAACC
- a CDS encoding bifunctional DNA primase/polymerase, with product MSIDTQPRSDSDLDLASRNADFRAYDEKKSWPPEKWLDLYMNEGLRIIPLNGAHDAEVYNPKKPGYPKWQKYVPSRNELVDAIHLGKMWGCVCGSVSGNLSVVDYDLDDILGSREAAIGWRKENIPLLRSLQTLVTFTPSGGFHVWLRTEKPRPEAKVILQVTRLIPFEMDLVRGEASQVVVPPSKLKDVGNYWFMDDSRIRRRGKLGIRQI from the coding sequence ATGAGCATCGACACGCAGCCGCGCTCCGATTCTGACCTTGATCTCGCTTCTAGAAACGCAGACTTTCGTGCATACGACGAGAAGAAATCTTGGCCCCCAGAAAAATGGCTGGATCTCTACATGAACGAGGGTCTCCGGATAATTCCATTGAATGGAGCCCATGATGCTGAGGTTTACAACCCGAAGAAACCCGGCTATCCAAAATGGCAGAAATACGTTCCAAGTCGAAACGAGCTGGTCGACGCCATCCACCTCGGAAAAATGTGGGGATGCGTCTGCGGCTCCGTCTCAGGCAACCTCTCCGTGGTCGACTATGATCTAGATGATATTCTCGGTTCTAGAGAGGCTGCAATAGGCTGGAGAAAGGAGAACATTCCGCTCCTTCGCAGCCTCCAGACGCTCGTCACCTTTACTCCTAGCGGAGGATTTCATGTCTGGCTCAGAACAGAGAAGCCTAGACCCGAAGCTAAAGTCATATTGCAAGTCACTCGACTGATTCCCTTTGAGATGGACTTGGTCCGTGGAGAAGCATCACAAGTCGTTGTTCCTCCATCCAAGCTCAAAGACGTCGGCAACTACTGGTTCATGGATGACTCAAGGATCCGACGACGAGGAAAATTGGGAATACGACAGATCTAG